From Bacillus basilensis, a single genomic window includes:
- a CDS encoding chitinase, whose protein sequence is MLNKFKFICCTLVIFLLLPLVSFQAQAANNLGSKLLVGYWHNFDNGTGIIKLKDVSSKWDVINVSFGETGGDRSTVEFSPVYGTDAEFKSDISYLKSKGKKVVLSIGGQNGVVLLPDNAAKQRFINSIQSLIDKYGFDGIDIDLESGIYLNGNDTNFKNPTTPQIVNLISAIRTISDHYGPDFLLSMAPETAYVQGGYSAYGSIWGAYLPIIYGVKDKLTYIHVQHYNAGSGIGMDGNNYNQGTADYEVAMADMLLHGFPVGGNANNIFPALRSDQVMIGLPAAPAAAPSGGYISPTEMKKALDYIIKGIPFGGKYKLSNQSGYPAFRGLMSWSINWDAKNNFEFSSNYRTYFDAIPFQK, encoded by the coding sequence ATGTTAAACAAGTTCAAATTCATTTGTTGTACTTTAGTAATCTTCTTACTGCTACCGCTGGTTTCCTTTCAAGCACAAGCAGCAAACAATTTAGGATCAAAATTACTCGTTGGATACTGGCATAACTTCGATAACGGTACTGGCATTATTAAATTAAAAGACGTTTCATCAAAATGGGATGTAATTAACGTATCTTTCGGTGAAACTGGTGGTGACCGTTCCACTGTTGAATTTTCTCCTGTATATGGTACAGATGCAGAGTTCAAATCAGATATTTCTTATTTAAAAAGTAAAGGAAAGAAAGTAGTTCTTTCAATAGGCGGACAAAATGGGGTCGTTTTACTTCCTGACAATGCTGCTAAGCAACGTTTTATTAATTCCATACAATCTCTGATCGATAAATACGGTTTTGATGGAATAGATATTGACCTTGAATCAGGTATTTACTTAAACGGAAATGACACTAATTTCAAAAACCCAACTACTCCTCAAATCGTAAATCTTATTTCAGCTATTCGAACAATCTCAGATCATTATGGTCCAGATTTTCTATTAAGCATGGCTCCTGAAACAGCTTATGTTCAAGGTGGTTATAGCGCATATGGAAGCATCTGGGGTGCATATTTACCAATTATTTACGGAGTGAAAGATAAACTAACATACATTCACGTTCAACACTACAATGCTGGCAGTGGCATTGGAATGGACGGTAATAACTACAATCAAGGTACTGCAGACTACGAAGTCGCTATGGCAGATATGCTCTTACATGGTTTTCCAGTAGGGGGTAATGCAAATAACATTTTCCCAGCTCTTCGTTCGGATCAAGTAATGATTGGACTCCCTGCAGCACCAGCGGCAGCTCCAAGTGGCGGATATATTTCTCCAACTGAAATGAAAAAAGCTTTAGATTATATCATTAAAGGCATTCCTTTCGGCGGAAAGTATAAACTTTCAAATCAAAGTGGCTATCCTGCCTTCCGCGGTCTAATGTCTTGGTCTATTAATTGGGATGCAAAAAATAACTTTGAATTCTCTAGTAACTATAGAACATATTTTGATGCTATTCCCTTTCAAAAATAA
- a CDS encoding metallophosphoesterase: MNTYHVKEEQKKSIVKISIISFISIVMISISLYFYATEIERKLVTVTWNEIEASTIPKEFNNKKILQFSDVHLGPEFTLKQLENLVEKMNALSPDVVVFTGDLIDKFGSYKAEREEAKSILQKIHAPLGKYAVFGNHDRGGGGSLFYKKYMEEAGFSVLVNEVQKIKAENGKYITISGLDDFLLGKPQIDSTLKHVRQQDFNMLLVHEPDVVDKVARYPVDFQMSGHSHGGQVQIPFIGPLITTKLAESHVEGMYELEGKNKQLHLYVNRGIGTTRMPVRFWSVPELSVFVLKQNSN; encoded by the coding sequence ATGAATACGTATCATGTAAAAGAAGAACAAAAAAAATCAATCGTCAAGATATCTATAATTAGTTTCATAAGTATAGTAATGATTTCTATAAGTTTGTATTTCTATGCGACAGAAATAGAACGAAAACTAGTAACAGTTACGTGGAATGAAATAGAAGCTTCTACAATTCCTAAAGAGTTTAATAATAAAAAAATATTGCAGTTCTCAGATGTACATTTAGGGCCAGAATTCACATTGAAACAACTAGAAAATTTGGTGGAGAAGATGAATGCATTAAGTCCAGATGTAGTAGTTTTCACAGGGGATTTAATAGATAAGTTTGGATCGTATAAAGCAGAAAGAGAAGAAGCGAAAAGTATTTTACAGAAAATACATGCGCCCTTAGGGAAATATGCTGTGTTTGGGAATCATGACAGGGGCGGTGGAGGTAGTTTATTTTATAAAAAGTATATGGAGGAAGCTGGTTTCTCTGTGTTAGTAAATGAAGTGCAGAAAATTAAAGCGGAAAACGGTAAATATATTACAATATCAGGTTTGGATGATTTCTTATTAGGTAAGCCGCAAATAGACTCGACTTTAAAACATGTAAGGCAACAAGATTTCAATATGCTATTAGTACATGAGCCGGATGTTGTAGATAAAGTAGCTCGTTATCCGGTTGATTTTCAAATGTCAGGACATAGTCACGGAGGACAAGTTCAAATTCCTTTTATAGGTCCATTAATTACTACAAAACTAGCTGAAAGTCATGTTGAAGGTATGTATGAATTAGAAGGGAAGAATAAGCAGTTACATTTATACGTAAATCGTGGTATTGGGACAACTCGAATGCCTGTTAGATTTTGGAGTGTGCCTGAACTTTCAGTATTTGTGTTGAAGCAAAATAGTAACTAG
- a CDS encoding formate/nitrite transporter family protein produces the protein MSVFTPEEITELAANSGRKKAHLSLLPMLILGFFGGAFIALGYLLDIHVIGTKPKSWGSFTSFLGAAVFPIGLILVILAGGELVTGNMMTVSMAWLHKKIDLFHFIRNLVIVTFSNFIGAVFVAYFFGHIVGLTEGAFLAKTVSIAQAKLQDTPLQAFISAIGCNWLVCLAIWLSMGSKEFIGKIIGIWFPVMTFVAIGFQHVVANMFVITAAIFSGHLTWAGYFPNFIFVFFGNLVGGMFFVALPYFISYNKKLSLNKEKNEIKNKSVSA, from the coding sequence ATGTCTGTATTTACACCAGAAGAAATTACGGAACTTGCTGCTAATTCTGGAAGAAAAAAAGCTCATTTATCATTACTCCCTATGCTAATTCTCGGCTTTTTTGGTGGCGCTTTCATAGCATTAGGGTATTTACTCGATATTCATGTTATTGGAACAAAGCCAAAATCTTGGGGATCATTTACTAGTTTTCTAGGTGCCGCTGTATTCCCTATCGGTCTTATACTCGTTATTCTTGCAGGTGGTGAGTTAGTAACTGGCAATATGATGACAGTTTCTATGGCTTGGCTCCACAAAAAAATCGACTTATTTCATTTCATTCGAAATTTAGTTATTGTTACGTTTAGCAACTTCATAGGTGCTGTATTCGTTGCTTATTTTTTCGGTCATATCGTCGGATTAACAGAGGGGGCTTTTTTAGCGAAAACAGTTTCTATTGCGCAAGCTAAACTACAAGATACACCACTACAAGCTTTCATTTCTGCAATCGGATGTAATTGGCTCGTTTGTTTAGCTATTTGGCTCAGTATGGGAAGTAAAGAATTTATCGGAAAGATTATTGGCATTTGGTTCCCAGTTATGACTTTTGTTGCGATTGGATTTCAACACGTTGTAGCCAATATGTTTGTCATCACAGCTGCAATTTTTTCCGGTCATTTAACTTGGGCTGGATATTTTCCAAACTTCATTTTTGTTTTCTTCGGAAACTTAGTAGGCGGTATGTTCTTTGTAGCATTACCTTATTTCATATCTTATAATAAGAAACTATCTCTAAATAAAGAGAAGAATGAAATAAAGAACAAATCTGTATCGGCTTAA
- a CDS encoding HU family DNA-binding protein, whose protein sequence is MNKTELIKNVAQNAEISQKEATVVVQTVVESITNTLAAGEKVQLIGFGTFEVRERAARTGRNPQTGEEMQIAASKVPAFKAGKELKEAVK, encoded by the coding sequence ATGAACAAAACAGAATTAATTAAAAACGTAGCACAAAATGCTGAGATCTCTCAAAAAGAAGCTACTGTAGTTGTACAAACTGTAGTAGAATCAATCACTAACACTTTAGCTGCTGGTGAAAAAGTACAACTTATCGGATTCGGTACATTCGAAGTTCGCGAAAGAGCTGCTCGTACAGGCCGTAACCCACAAACTGGTGAAGAAATGCAAATCGCAGCTTCTAAAGTACCTGCTTTCAAAGCTGGTAAAGAACTAAAAGAAGCTGTAAAATAA
- a CDS encoding GNAT family N-acetyltransferase produces MLKDTIIRTFHKDDLDQVLQLFYETVHTINAKDYNVLQLQAWASDQLDRESWLKSLEKNISYVADYNGVIVGFGDYNEDHYVDRLFTHKDYQGKRIASSILQKLEKEAVNLGHREIYTEASITAKPFFESKGFICIKEQKKQHNGQIFINYVMKKIAFS; encoded by the coding sequence ATGTTAAAAGATACGATCATTAGGACATTCCATAAAGACGATTTAGACCAAGTATTACAGTTGTTCTATGAAACAGTTCATACAATTAATGCAAAAGATTATAACGTGTTACAGTTACAGGCATGGGCATCAGATCAACTAGATAGGGAAAGCTGGTTAAAGTCTTTAGAGAAGAATATTAGTTATGTAGCGGATTATAACGGTGTGATAGTCGGATTTGGAGATTATAATGAGGATCATTACGTAGATCGCTTATTTACACATAAAGATTATCAAGGGAAAAGGATAGCTTCATCCATATTACAGAAGTTAGAAAAAGAAGCAGTGAACTTGGGACATAGGGAGATATATACAGAGGCGAGTATTACAGCAAAACCTTTCTTTGAAAGTAAAGGTTTTATTTGCATAAAGGAACAAAAGAAACAGCATAATGGTCAGATTTTTATTAATTATGTAATGAAAAAAATAGCCTTCTCATAA
- a CDS encoding heavy metal translocating P-type ATPase — MNEQKEANLQISGMTCAACANRIEKGLKKVEGVHDANVNFALEKTKIMYDPQKTNPQQFKEKVESLGYGIVSDKAEFTVSGMTCAACANRVEKRLNKLEGVNEATVNFALETATVDFNPDEVNVNEMKSAITKLGYKLEVKSDEQDGSTDHRLQEIERQKKKFIISFILSFPLLWAMVSHFSFTSFIYLPDMLMNPWVQLALATPVQFIIGGQFYVGAYKALRNKSANMDVLVALGTSAAYFYSVYLSIQSIGSSEHMTDLYFETSAVLITLIILGKLFEAKAKGRSSEAIKKLMGLQAKTATVVRDGTEMKILIEEVVAGDIVYVKPGEKIPVDGEIVEGKSAIDESMLTGESIPVDKTIGDLVIGSTMNKNGFLKVKATKVGRDTALAQIIKVVEEAQGSKAPIQRVADQISGIFVPVVVVIAIITFAVWMIFVTPGDFGGALEKMIAVLVIACPCALGLATPTSIMAGSGRSAEYGILFKGGEHLEATHRLDTVILDKTGTVTNGKPVLTDVIVADGFHEEEILRLVGAAEKNSEHPLAEAIVEGIKEKKIDIPSSETFEAIPGFGIESVVEGKQLLIGTRRLMKKFDIDIEEISKSMEELEREGKTAMLIAINKEYAGIVAVADTVKDTSKAAIARLKKMGLDVVMITGDNTQTAQAIAKQVGIDHVIAEVLPEGKAEEVKKLQAQGKKVAMVGDGINDAPALATADIGMAIGTGTDVAMEAADITLIRGDLNSIADAIFMSKMTIRNIKQNLFWALAYNGLGIPIAAFGFLAPWVAGAAMAFSSVSVVLNALRLQRVKLK; from the coding sequence ATGAATGAACAAAAAGAGGCCAATCTTCAAATATCAGGAATGACATGTGCGGCGTGTGCAAATAGAATTGAAAAAGGTCTAAAAAAAGTAGAAGGTGTTCATGATGCAAATGTAAATTTTGCACTTGAAAAAACAAAAATAATGTATGATCCCCAAAAAACAAATCCACAACAATTTAAGGAAAAAGTTGAATCGTTAGGATATGGAATTGTAAGTGATAAAGCTGAATTTACTGTTTCAGGAATGACATGCGCAGCATGTGCCAATAGAGTAGAAAAGCGTTTAAATAAATTAGAAGGTGTGAACGAAGCGACAGTAAATTTCGCTTTGGAAACGGCTACAGTAGATTTTAATCCTGATGAAGTTAATGTAAATGAAATGAAGAGTGCAATTACAAAATTAGGATATAAATTGGAAGTGAAATCAGATGAGCAAGATGGGTCAACTGATCATCGCTTACAAGAAATTGAGCGACAAAAGAAGAAGTTTATCATTTCGTTTATTTTATCATTCCCGTTACTGTGGGCAATGGTAAGTCACTTCTCATTTACATCGTTTATTTATTTACCTGATATGCTTATGAATCCTTGGGTGCAGCTAGCTCTTGCAACACCAGTTCAATTTATCATTGGTGGACAGTTTTATGTTGGGGCTTATAAAGCGTTACGTAATAAAAGTGCTAACATGGATGTTCTTGTGGCGCTTGGAACATCGGCTGCTTATTTCTATAGTGTATATTTAAGCATTCAATCTATCGGTTCTTCGGAACATATGACAGATTTATATTTTGAAACAAGCGCGGTACTTATTACACTAATTATTTTAGGTAAATTATTTGAAGCAAAAGCAAAGGGACGTTCATCAGAAGCAATTAAAAAGTTGATGGGTTTACAAGCAAAGACAGCTACAGTTGTGCGAGATGGAACAGAAATGAAAATTTTAATCGAAGAAGTAGTAGCTGGTGATATCGTTTATGTAAAGCCTGGTGAAAAAATTCCGGTAGATGGTGAGATTGTAGAAGGGAAATCAGCAATTGATGAATCGATGTTAACGGGTGAAAGTATTCCAGTTGATAAAACAATTGGGGATTTAGTAATCGGTTCTACAATGAATAAAAATGGATTTTTAAAAGTGAAAGCAACTAAGGTAGGAAGAGATACTGCATTAGCTCAAATTATTAAAGTAGTAGAAGAGGCTCAAGGTTCAAAAGCTCCTATTCAAAGGGTAGCAGATCAAATTTCAGGTATTTTCGTACCGGTTGTAGTTGTAATTGCTATTATTACATTTGCAGTGTGGATGATATTTGTTACACCAGGTGATTTTGGTGGGGCACTTGAGAAAATGATAGCAGTACTTGTCATCGCATGTCCATGTGCATTAGGTCTTGCGACACCTACATCTATTATGGCTGGATCAGGAAGATCAGCTGAGTATGGCATTTTATTTAAAGGAGGGGAGCATTTAGAAGCAACGCATCGATTAGATACAGTTATTCTAGATAAAACAGGTACTGTGACAAATGGGAAACCGGTGTTAACAGATGTAATTGTAGCAGATGGATTCCACGAAGAAGAGATACTACGTTTAGTAGGTGCGGCAGAAAAAAATTCTGAACACCCACTCGCAGAAGCGATTGTAGAAGGAATTAAAGAAAAGAAAATTGATATCCCAAGTTCAGAAACGTTTGAAGCGATTCCGGGATTCGGTATCGAATCAGTTGTAGAAGGGAAACAACTATTAATTGGTACACGTCGATTAATGAAGAAATTCGATATTGATATTGAAGAAATTTCTAAATCGATGGAAGAGCTAGAACGAGAAGGAAAAACAGCAATGCTTATTGCGATCAATAAAGAATATGCTGGTATAGTGGCTGTTGCAGATACTGTAAAAGATACTTCAAAAGCAGCAATCGCTAGACTGAAGAAAATGGGTCTAGACGTTGTTATGATTACAGGAGATAATACACAAACTGCTCAAGCAATCGCTAAGCAAGTTGGTATTGATCACGTAATTGCAGAAGTATTACCAGAAGGAAAAGCAGAAGAAGTGAAAAAACTTCAAGCGCAAGGTAAGAAAGTAGCAATGGTTGGAGATGGAATAAATGATGCACCTGCTCTTGCTACGGCGGATATCGGTATGGCAATTGGAACAGGAACGGATGTAGCGATGGAAGCAGCAGATATTACGTTAATTCGTGGTGATTTAAATAGTATTGCTGATGCAATCTTTATGAGTAAGATGACGATAAGAAATATTAAGCAAAATTTATTCTGGGCACTAGCTTATAACGGCTTAGGAATCCCGATTGCAGCGTTCGGCTTCTTAGCACCTTGGGTTGCAGGAGCGGCTATGGCATTTAGTTCTGTATCGGTCGTATTAAATGCATTACGATTGCAAAGAGTGAAATTAAAATAA
- the copZ gene encoding copper chaperone CopZ, whose product MEQLTLKVEGMSCGHCVNAIESSVKELNGVEQVKVQLAEGTVEVTIDSSAITLKDIVAVIEDQGYDVQ is encoded by the coding sequence ATGGAACAGTTAACATTAAAAGTTGAAGGTATGTCTTGTGGACATTGTGTAAATGCTATCGAAAGCAGTGTGAAAGAGTTAAACGGTGTTGAACAAGTGAAGGTTCAATTGGCAGAAGGAACTGTTGAAGTTACTATCGATTCGTCTGCTATAACATTAAAAGATATCGTTGCTGTAATCGAAGATCAAGGATACGATGTTCAATAA
- a CDS encoding metal-sensing transcriptional repressor, whose product MDHKEHESVTHRSEKEKEQIINRLKRIEGQVRGIQNMIENDRYCVDILVQISAINAAMKKVGMGVLKNHTNHCVSGAIKNGNGDEAIEELMTVFERFSKA is encoded by the coding sequence ATGGATCATAAAGAGCATGAATCAGTAACACATAGATCAGAAAAAGAAAAAGAGCAAATTATAAATAGATTGAAGAGAATCGAAGGACAAGTTCGTGGTATTCAAAATATGATTGAAAATGATCGTTATTGCGTGGATATTTTAGTGCAAATTTCAGCGATTAATGCAGCAATGAAAAAAGTAGGGATGGGTGTTCTCAAAAACCATACGAATCATTGTGTTTCGGGTGCTATTAAAAACGGTAATGGTGACGAAGCAATTGAAGAATTAATGACAGTATTTGAACGTTTTTCAAAAGCGTAA
- a CDS encoding alpha/beta hydrolase, whose amino-acid sequence MNTTIEKQQIITSNTEQWNMYSKLEGKEYQIHISKPRQPAPESGYPVIYVLDGNAFFQTFHEAVKIQSVRAEKTGVSPAVIVGIGYRIEGAFSGEERCYDFTPSVISKDAPLKPDGKPWPKTGGAHNFFTFIEEELKPQIEKHYKINERKQTLFGHSLGGLFALHILFTNVNAFQNYFISSPSIWWNNQSVLEKEENLINELNNAKVKTGVFLTVGSLEREHMVVGANELSERLLQVKNDQFRFAFYEAEGENHASVVPTSLSKGLRFISYL is encoded by the coding sequence ATGAATACTACTATTGAAAAACAGCAGATTATAACATCTAATACAGAGCAGTGGAACATGTATTCAAAATTAGAAGGTAAGGAATATCAAATTCATATTTCAAAGCCGAGACAGCCAGCACCAGAGTCAGGATATCCTGTTATATATGTATTAGATGGCAATGCCTTTTTTCAAACATTCCATGAAGCAGTTAAAATACAATCAGTTAGAGCAGAAAAAACAGGTGTTTCACCAGCCGTTATAGTAGGGATTGGTTATCGTATTGAAGGGGCATTTTCAGGTGAAGAAAGGTGCTATGATTTTACGCCTAGCGTAATTTCAAAAGATGCGCCTTTAAAACCAGACGGTAAACCGTGGCCTAAAACAGGAGGTGCGCATAACTTCTTTACTTTTATAGAAGAAGAACTGAAACCTCAAATTGAAAAACATTATAAAATTAATGAAAGAAAACAAACATTATTTGGGCATTCGCTAGGTGGCCTATTTGCTTTACATATATTATTTACAAACGTAAATGCCTTTCAAAATTACTTTATTAGTAGTCCATCTATTTGGTGGAATAACCAATCTGTGCTTGAAAAAGAAGAGAATCTTATAAATGAATTAAACAATGCAAAAGTTAAAACAGGAGTATTTCTTACAGTTGGTTCACTAGAACGAGAGCATATGGTTGTAGGTGCAAACGAATTATCAGAGCGCCTTCTTCAGGTAAAAAACGACCAGTTTCGATTTGCGTTTTATGAGGCTGAAGGGGAGAATCATGCATCTGTTGTGCCGACTTCTTTAAGTAAAGGATTAAGATTTATTAGTTACCTATAA
- a CDS encoding ABC transporter ATP-binding protein: MSILSAKNLETSYEKLTVFRDLNVEIQEGKVTTIIGPNGCGKSTLLKTMGRILKQKSGKVYLQGQDLNTIPTKEIAKQLALLPQTPIAPGELKVEELISYGRYPHRNNVNKLTSKDKEMIDWALDITKTSEFRTRQIANLSGGQRQKVWLAMALAQETEVLLLDEPTTYLDMSHQLDVLQIVEKLNKEHNCTVVMVLHDINHAARFSDEIIAMKEGEIVTTGSPEEIITNEVLKEVFHIDARVMIDPYNGSPVCFGYDSVVPQDEKVGIYVTS, from the coding sequence GTGAGTATTTTAAGTGCAAAAAATTTAGAAACAAGTTATGAAAAGCTTACAGTGTTTCGCGATTTAAATGTGGAAATACAAGAAGGAAAAGTAACGACAATTATAGGACCAAACGGGTGCGGTAAATCGACACTGTTAAAAACAATGGGAAGAATTTTAAAGCAAAAGAGCGGTAAAGTATATTTGCAAGGACAGGATTTAAATACAATTCCAACGAAAGAAATTGCGAAGCAGTTAGCTTTACTCCCGCAAACTCCAATTGCGCCAGGAGAGCTGAAAGTAGAAGAATTAATTTCTTATGGACGTTATCCACATCGAAATAATGTAAATAAGCTAACTTCAAAAGATAAAGAGATGATTGACTGGGCATTAGATATAACGAAAACTTCTGAATTTCGAACGAGACAAATTGCAAATTTATCAGGCGGTCAACGACAAAAGGTATGGCTAGCGATGGCGTTAGCACAAGAGACAGAAGTGTTACTACTAGATGAACCAACTACATATCTTGATATGTCTCATCAATTAGATGTATTACAAATTGTAGAAAAATTAAACAAAGAGCATAATTGTACGGTCGTAATGGTACTACATGATATTAACCATGCAGCGAGGTTTTCAGATGAAATTATTGCAATGAAGGAAGGGGAAATCGTTACAACTGGTAGCCCAGAAGAAATCATTACAAATGAAGTGTTAAAAGAAGTATTTCATATTGATGCACGTGTCATGATTGATCCGTATAATGGGTCTCCTGTTTGTTTTGGGTACGATAGCGTTGTACCTCAAGATGAAAAAGTGGGAATATATGTAACGAGTTAA
- a CDS encoding iron ABC transporter permease: protein MFKSSSQRFGMTMGIIIFLILCAIYISLTNGTFDITITDVFKTLLRIDPVPDHDLVIFEFRLPRIVIAGLVGLGLGVAGAVIQGITRNGLADPGILGVNAGAGTAIVIFMFFFQGQLKSTDWVSIMMMPMFGLVGGLGAAIIIYLFSWKNGKLDSQRLLLTGIAIGSGFGAFSMYLSLKMKSTDFEMAAVWVSGSIYNANWKYIIAMLPWLIILIPLIQKKAYLLDLFQLEETSITSLGVSVEREKSILLLSSIGLVSACVAVSGSIGFIGLMAPHIAKRLVGIQHKHIIPTCGVIGMFLVIASDFIAKTVFTPVELPVGIVISIVGVPYFLYLLYKAKA, encoded by the coding sequence ATGTTTAAAAGCTCAAGTCAACGTTTTGGAATGACGATGGGGATTATTATATTTTTAATACTATGTGCTATTTACATAAGTTTAACGAATGGTACGTTTGATATTACAATTACAGATGTATTTAAAACACTCCTTAGAATAGATCCAGTGCCAGACCATGATTTAGTTATTTTTGAGTTTCGTCTTCCGCGCATTGTAATTGCTGGATTAGTAGGATTAGGTCTCGGCGTTGCCGGTGCTGTAATTCAAGGGATTACGAGAAATGGATTAGCGGACCCAGGTATTTTAGGCGTAAATGCCGGAGCAGGAACAGCCATCGTTATTTTTATGTTTTTCTTTCAAGGACAATTAAAAAGTACAGACTGGGTTTCTATTATGATGATGCCAATGTTTGGTTTAGTGGGCGGATTAGGTGCAGCTATCATTATTTATCTGTTTTCTTGGAAAAACGGTAAGTTAGATTCGCAGCGTCTTTTATTAACAGGGATTGCGATTGGATCAGGATTTGGAGCCTTTTCTATGTACTTATCACTCAAAATGAAGTCAACTGATTTTGAAATGGCTGCAGTATGGGTATCTGGAAGTATTTATAATGCAAACTGGAAATATATTATTGCTATGTTGCCATGGCTTATTATATTAATTCCTCTCATACAAAAGAAAGCTTATTTATTAGATTTATTTCAATTGGAAGAAACGAGTATTACAAGTTTAGGTGTTTCAGTAGAAAGAGAGAAATCAATTTTACTACTAAGTAGTATTGGACTTGTGAGCGCATGTGTTGCTGTTTCAGGAAGTATTGGTTTCATTGGACTAATGGCACCGCATATAGCGAAACGACTTGTCGGTATTCAGCATAAGCATATCATTCCTACGTGCGGAGTAATCGGAATGTTCCTTGTAATTGCTTCAGACTTTATTGCAAAAACAGTTTTCACACCTGTAGAGTTACCGGTTGGAATCGTTATTTCTATTGTCGGTGTACCTTATTTCTTATATTTACTTTATAAGGCGAAAGCGTAA
- a CDS encoding iron ABC transporter permease, with protein MQKTNAVPVTILCIAPVLILFTVILSVLYGAKNIDAQTVWNALFHFDSSDVNHNIIITSRLPRVVAALLVGAFLAISGALMQGMTRNYLASPSIMGVTDGAAFVITLCMIFLPGMSSIGMVLCSMIGSALGAGIVFGFGSLLQNGLSPVRLAIIGTVIGTFLSSVSAAMASYFQISQNVSFWFNAKLDQVDPNIIKVTIPFGIIGIVLALLISKSITILSLGEEVSINLGQRTKLVKAMAILSVIFLTGTAVALVGKVGFVGLIIPHITRFIIGVDYKWILPCAGVIGGVFLALCDVLSRFVNYPFETPLGVVTSLIGIPFFLYLIRTRGGERHV; from the coding sequence ATGCAGAAAACGAATGCGGTACCAGTAACCATTTTATGTATAGCGCCCGTATTGATTTTATTTACAGTTATACTTTCTGTATTATATGGTGCGAAAAACATCGATGCTCAAACAGTGTGGAATGCATTATTTCATTTTGATTCAAGCGATGTAAATCATAATATTATTATTACTTCACGTTTGCCAAGGGTAGTTGCAGCTCTTTTAGTCGGAGCATTTCTAGCCATATCAGGAGCACTTATGCAGGGGATGACAAGAAACTATCTTGCATCCCCTTCTATTATGGGTGTGACGGATGGGGCAGCCTTTGTTATTACACTTTGTATGATTTTTCTTCCAGGAATGTCCTCAATTGGCATGGTTTTATGTTCAATGATTGGTTCTGCACTCGGAGCCGGTATTGTGTTTGGTTTTGGTTCGCTTCTTCAAAATGGCTTATCACCGGTTCGGTTAGCAATTATAGGGACAGTTATTGGAACATTTTTAAGCAGTGTATCTGCTGCAATGGCTTCATATTTCCAAATTTCTCAAAATGTTAGTTTTTGGTTTAATGCAAAATTAGATCAAGTCGATCCTAATATAATTAAAGTCACGATACCTTTTGGGATAATTGGAATAGTTTTAGCTCTGTTAATCTCAAAATCTATTACTATTCTTTCTTTAGGAGAAGAAGTTTCTATTAATCTAGGACAGCGTACAAAATTAGTTAAAGCGATGGCTATTTTATCAGTTATCTTTTTAACAGGAACTGCAGTTGCTTTAGTGGGGAAAGTTGGTTTTGTAGGTTTAATTATTCCGCACATTACTCGCTTTATAATTGGGGTAGATTATAAATGGATTTTACCATGTGCAGGCGTTATTGGCGGCGTTTTTTTAGCATTATGTGACGTTTTAAGTAGATTTGTAAATTATCCATTTGAAACGCCACTCGGAGTCGTAACATCTTTAATTGGAATTCCTTTCTTCCTTTATTTAATCCGTACAAGAGGAGGAGAGAGACATGTTTAA